A genomic window from Fundidesulfovibrio magnetotacticus includes:
- a CDS encoding ABC transporter ATP-binding protein has product MLEAKGLRVNRGGRLESVDLRLAPGDFLAVVGPNGAGKSTLLRALAGLVRPCGGEALLDGRAVSGLPRREAARQVAYCPQHEDGRFGFTVLESALLGRHPWTGRFGDPGAGDLALARAVLEETDLTHLADRSVTELSGGERRRASLARTLAQAGASPRSGGARALLLDEPTAGLDIRHAFLAMAALRRRVQAGAAVAVVLHDLNLAAMYCPLTLALDAGRVAAYGPTSRVLEPGLVARVFGVRCRVSDGHILYLEDR; this is encoded by the coding sequence GTGCTTGAGGCGAAGGGCCTGCGCGTGAACCGGGGCGGACGCCTGGAGTCGGTGGACCTGCGCCTCGCCCCGGGGGACTTCCTGGCCGTGGTGGGGCCCAACGGCGCGGGCAAGTCCACGCTTCTGCGCGCCCTGGCGGGCCTTGTGCGGCCCTGCGGCGGCGAGGCGCTCCTGGACGGCCGGGCCGTGTCGGGTCTTCCCCGGCGCGAGGCGGCGCGGCAGGTGGCCTACTGTCCCCAGCACGAGGACGGGCGCTTCGGGTTCACCGTGCTGGAATCGGCGCTTCTGGGCCGCCATCCCTGGACGGGCCGTTTCGGGGACCCCGGGGCCGGAGACCTGGCCCTGGCCCGCGCGGTGTTGGAGGAAACGGACCTGACGCATCTGGCGGACCGGAGCGTCACGGAGCTTTCGGGCGGCGAGCGACGCAGGGCCTCCCTGGCACGGACCCTTGCCCAGGCCGGGGCCTCCCCCCGGTCCGGCGGGGCGCGGGCGCTGCTTCTGGACGAGCCCACGGCGGGGCTGGACATCCGCCACGCCTTCCTGGCCATGGCGGCGTTGCGCCGCCGCGTCCAGGCCGGGGCGGCGGTGGCCGTGGTGCTGCACGACCTCAACCTGGCGGCCATGTACTGCCCCCTCACGCTGGCGCTTGATGCCGGGCGCGTTGCGGCGTATGGCCCCACCTCGCGCGTGCTGGAGCCGGGCCTCGTGGCCCGGGTGTTCGGCGTGCGCTGCCGCGTCTCGGACGGGCACATCCTGTATCTGGAGGATCGATGA